One genomic window of Clostridium taeniosporum includes the following:
- a CDS encoding collagenolytic protease, whose protein sequence is MEFDYSGWKVLKGKWHFFYNGFVKKGWIQDGHAWYYLNDDGEMQTGWIKDGEGEYFSNSRGVMQTGWICDCETSYYANKNGLIQKGKVTIQGKLYNFSEDGKLIL, encoded by the coding sequence ATGGAGTTTGATTACAGTGGTTGGAAAGTATTAAAAGGTAAATGGCATTTTTTTTATAATGGATTTGTAAAAAAAGGTTGGATTCAGGATGGACATGCTTGGTATTATTTAAATGATGATGGTGAAATGCAAACAGGCTGGATCAAAGATGGTGAAGGAGAATATTTTTCAAACTCAAGAGGAGTAATGCAAACAGGATGGATATGTGATTGTGAAACATCATATTATGCAAATAAAAATGGATTGATTCAAAAGGGAAAAGTAACTATTCAAGGAAAATTATATAATTTTTCTGAAGATGGAAAGCTTATTTTATAG
- a CDS encoding collagenolytic protease, with amino-acid sequence MIKRIKKVMALLLVATSLVAIAPRDIFKGNITAYAATTEGQWTASDEAKVQAGLKKYLKDNVYTDADDIRLTFMKYVKVDLNKELIEKIVTPMVTKEVTEQVKKGVIIKAKKEHPELSALSDEQIAKMPEIDAKIKGIVEKMLPIAIAETTTKLQSAMQQIPVYKYSCIKSDNTVLASGVVIGGPIAGMLLKENKIIYVDTTKLSTIGNSVKELVDKAEGIIKNLGEDILKKIVDKLNIKQIIGDISSTITEALDDVADSVDRVSNSITDLFDDLDDSTEDFFDKIDKEEGWDKHDGYVYYYDEDGIKYRGVHEIKGKNYYFNRIDGAMETGWQIVDGKRCYFSPKKGYQLYSQWIKDGDKIYCLDEKGEVRKSQWAQDGENTCYLKADGTVAKGWYSVNRDEKYYFNETTGYIETSKWVYDDQEWYYLKDSGMVATDWELVNGKWYCFKSTGKMQTGWFRHDGNWYYADSTGAMQTGWIYHKNKWFYLDESGKMTKSDWMLVDGKWYYFNLNGEMIKGSRYIDGTKYYFNSDGSLKG; translated from the coding sequence ATGATAAAGAGAATTAAGAAAGTTATGGCATTATTACTTGTTGCAACTTCATTAGTAGCAATAGCACCTAGAGATATATTCAAAGGAAATATTACTGCTTATGCAGCAACAACAGAAGGACAATGGACAGCATCTGATGAAGCTAAAGTTCAAGCTGGTTTAAAGAAATATTTAAAGGATAATGTATATACTGATGCAGATGATATAAGACTTACATTTATGAAATATGTAAAAGTAGATTTAAATAAAGAATTAATAGAGAAAATAGTGACTCCAATGGTAACTAAAGAGGTTACAGAGCAAGTGAAAAAAGGAGTAATTATTAAGGCTAAAAAAGAACATCCTGAATTGTCAGCATTATCAGATGAACAAATAGCAAAAATGCCTGAGATTGATGCTAAGATTAAAGGGATAGTTGAAAAAATGTTACCAATTGCCATTGCAGAAACAACTACAAAATTGCAAAGTGCAATGCAACAAATACCAGTTTATAAATACTCATGTATAAAATCAGATAATACAGTTTTAGCAAGTGGAGTTGTAATTGGAGGACCAATAGCTGGAATGTTATTAAAAGAAAATAAAATAATATATGTTGATACTACTAAATTAAGCACTATAGGTAATTCAGTTAAAGAATTAGTAGATAAAGCAGAAGGAATAATAAAAAATTTAGGGGAAGATATTTTAAAAAAGATAGTTGATAAATTAAATATTAAACAAATAATAGGAGATATTAGTAGTACTATTACAGAAGCTTTAGATGATGTAGCTGATTCTGTAGATAGAGTTTCTAATTCTATCACTGATCTATTTGATGATTTAGATGATAGTACTGAAGATTTCTTTGATAAAATAGATAAAGAAGAAGGTTGGGACAAGCATGACGGATATGTTTATTACTATGATGAAGATGGTATTAAATATAGAGGCGTTCATGAAATAAAAGGAAAAAATTATTATTTTAATAGAATTGATGGAGCTATGGAAACAGGATGGCAAATTGTTGATGGAAAGAGATGTTACTTTTCACCTAAAAAGGGTTATCAACTTTATAGTCAATGGATAAAAGATGGTGACAAAATTTATTGCCTTGATGAAAAAGGAGAAGTAAGGAAATCTCAATGGGCTCAAGATGGAGAAAATACATGTTATTTAAAAGCTGATGGAACAGTAGCTAAAGGATGGTATTCTGTAAATAGAGATGAAAAATATTATTTTAATGAAACTACTGGATATATTGAAACTTCAAAATGGGTGTATGATGATCAAGAATGGTATTATTTAAAAGATAGTGGAATGGTAGCAACTGATTGGGAATTAGTTAATGGAAAATGGTATTGCTTTAAATCAACTGGTAAGATGCAAACAGGATGGTTTAGACATGATGGAAATTGGTATTATGCAGATTCTACTGGAGCTATGCAAACAGGATGGATATATCATAAAAATAAATGGTTTTATTTAGATGAAAGTGGAAAAATGACTAAGAGTGATTGGATGTTAGTAGATGGAAAATGGTATTATTTTAATTTAAATGGAGAAATGATTAAAGGTTCAAGATATATAGATGGAACAAAATATTACTTTAATTCAGATGGAAGTTTAAAAGGATAA